The following are encoded together in the Chromatiaceae bacterium genome:
- a CDS encoding putative addiction module antidote protein → MAKFSPFDAADYLDDEETISEYITAALEDSNPDVFLTAVRDVARARGMAQLAKDAGLGRESLYKALTPGAKPRYDTMLKLLRALGVKLSASPVHS, encoded by the coding sequence ATGGCCAAATTTTCCCCATTCGATGCTGCCGACTATCTCGACGATGAAGAAACCATCTCGGAATACATTACTGCTGCGCTTGAAGATTCCAACCCTGATGTGTTTCTAACCGCCGTGCGCGATGTAGCTCGCGCTCGTGGCATGGCGCAACTCGCCAAAGATGCAGGCCTTGGGCGCGAAAGCCTCTACAAAGCTCTTACGCCCGGCGCAAAGCCACGCTATGACACAATGCTCAAGCTACTTCGTGCTCTCGGTGTGAAACTCTCCGCTTCTCCCGTTCATTCATGA
- a CDS encoding diguanylate cyclase, with protein MKDKGLSPDGLLDEATRLDAPRILVVDDDPTSLALLGEILDPRGYTVIFSTQGMEALKLAREGVDLLLLDYQLPDLDGLEVCRRLKADPVTAAIPVIFVTANQDTEVEARGLEAGAVDFVTKPYPVEVLRARVNTHITIRHALEHLRQNHRRLQQAYVELENLASTDKLTGAWNRRRLEEAVANEMERLKRHNHPLSLMFIDIDFFKKINDTYGHVSGDQVLAGLAARVRSSLRVTDSLTRWGGEEFVVLTPNATLTSAALMAERLRATIAGTLFPPVGHLTASLGVAECLPGETWESWFKRADAALYRAKTAGRNRVEAAPERPERGGLGENVEAGFVQLNWHPAYECGQALIDRQHRGLFADANGLLATVLSARPADEIASLVDGLIQNVVQHFADEEAILLAAGYPGAADHAALHRGLVENARVLVSHFQAGTLGISELFQFLAHDVVARHMLRADREFFPYV; from the coding sequence ATGAAAGACAAGGGCTTGAGCCCCGACGGCCTGCTTGACGAAGCGACCCGCCTCGATGCCCCCCGGATACTGGTGGTGGACGACGACCCGACCAGCCTCGCCCTGCTGGGTGAGATCCTGGACCCCCGGGGCTATACCGTCATCTTCAGCACTCAGGGCATGGAGGCCCTGAAACTGGCCCGCGAGGGGGTGGACCTGCTGCTGCTCGACTACCAACTGCCGGATCTGGACGGCCTGGAGGTCTGCCGGCGCCTCAAGGCCGACCCAGTCACCGCCGCCATTCCGGTCATCTTCGTCACCGCCAATCAGGACACGGAAGTGGAGGCGCGGGGGCTGGAGGCTGGGGCGGTGGACTTCGTGACCAAGCCCTACCCGGTGGAGGTCTTGCGTGCGCGGGTCAACACCCACATCACCATCCGGCATGCCTTGGAGCACCTGCGCCAGAACCACCGCCGGTTGCAGCAGGCCTACGTGGAACTGGAGAACCTGGCCAGTACCGACAAGCTGACCGGTGCCTGGAACCGGCGGCGCCTGGAGGAGGCCGTGGCCAACGAGATGGAGCGCTTGAAGCGCCATAACCATCCCTTGAGCCTCATGTTCATCGATATCGATTTCTTCAAAAAAATCAACGATACCTATGGCCACGTCAGCGGCGATCAGGTCCTGGCGGGCCTGGCGGCCCGGGTGCGCTCCAGCCTGCGCGTCACGGATTCCCTGACCCGCTGGGGCGGAGAGGAGTTCGTGGTCCTGACCCCCAACGCCACCCTGACCTCCGCGGCCCTGATGGCGGAGCGGCTGCGCGCCACCATCGCCGGGACGCTATTCCCGCCAGTCGGCCACCTGACGGCGAGCCTGGGCGTGGCCGAGTGCCTGCCCGGGGAGACCTGGGAATCCTGGTTCAAACGGGCCGATGCCGCCCTCTATCGCGCCAAGACCGCGGGGCGCAACCGGGTCGAGGCCGCCCCCGAGCGCCCCGAGCGCGGCGGCCTCGGTGAGAACGTCGAGGCGGGCTTCGTGCAACTGAACTGGCATCCGGCCTATGAATGCGGCCAGGCCCTCATTGACCGCCAGCATCGCGGCCTCTTCGCCGACGCCAACGGCCTGCTCGCCACCGTCCTCTCCGCCCGACCGGCGGACGAGATCGCCAGCCTGGTCGATGGCCTCATTCAGAACGTCGTCCAGCATTTCGCCGACGAGGAGGCCATCCTCCTCGCCGCGGGCTATCCCGGCGCCGCCGACCACGCCGCACTCCATCGCGGTTTGGTCGAAAATGCCAGAGTCCTGGTCAGCCACTTCCAGGCGGGGACCCTGGGTATCAGCGAGTTGTTCCAGTTTCTGGCCCATGACGTGGTGGCCCGGCACATGCTCAGGGCCGATCGTGAGTTCTTTCCCTATGTCTGA
- a CDS encoding SCP2 sterol-binding domain-containing protein yields the protein MIRYATLTLPLLALGLSAQAQAATFMDADWATAACEAWNKAPELTKGLAGSAWAANNAGRGYKVIQLYRTKCGDASRVELQISDKDGKALCTYGGKVKSTSLKADIDYVMNATDEDWACMGAGSFGCGAMGAMATGKLQFKGPKMEAMGVMGPFDTFLQLTGKVPGDKKACP from the coding sequence ATGATCCGTTACGCCACGCTCACCCTACCCTTACTGGCCCTGGGCCTCTCGGCCCAAGCTCAAGCCGCTACCTTCATGGATGCCGACTGGGCCACCGCGGCCTGCGAGGCCTGGAACAAGGCCCCCGAACTCACCAAGGGGCTGGCCGGCTCAGCCTGGGCGGCCAATAACGCCGGTCGCGGCTACAAGGTCATTCAGCTCTATCGCACTAAGTGCGGCGACGCCAGCCGCGTGGAACTGCAGATCAGCGATAAGGATGGCAAGGCCCTCTGCACCTATGGCGGCAAGGTGAAATCCACGAGCCTCAAGGCCGATATCGATTATGTGATGAACGCCACGGACGAGGACTGGGCTTGCATGGGCGCAGGTAGCTTCGGCTGCGGGGCCATGGGCGCCATGGCGACGGGTAAACTCCAGTTCAAGGGACCCAAGATGGAGGCCATGGGCGTCATGGGGCCTTTCGATACCTTCCTGCAGTTGACCGGCAAGGTCCCAGGCGACAAGAAGGCCTGTCCCTGA